ACCTGCCCCTGACTAAGAACGGAGAAGAAAGAGATATTCCCCTATCCCAGAAGGCTTGTGAGGAACTCCAGGCATTGCCAAGAGATATCTCCGGAGTTGTCTTTCCGATCTCCATTGGTGCCCTGAGAGGGCTCTGGGATTGATCTATGAAAAGAGCTGATCTACAAGACCTTCACTTTCATGACCTGAGGCACGAAGCTACCAGTAGGTTCTTTGAACTAGGTCTTAATGTTGTAGAAGTTGCAGCAATAACAGGAC
The genomic region above belongs to Rhodospirillaceae bacterium and contains:
- a CDS encoding integrase, whose translation is MKRADLQDLHFHDLRHEATSRFFELGLNVVEVAAITG